The DNA window CTAAGTGAAGCAGGTTATTATAAGGCTCGTAGTATTCCTCTGGGTGACGATCAAACCGTTCCCGAAGGGAAGCGATACCATGGATTTGGTACACAAGATTATCGGGTAGTAATATTTGGAAATCCATCTGAAAGTGAATCATGGGCGTTGCAGTTTGATGGCCATCATCTTGCGATTAATGTGAGTATTCATGGTGAAAAAATGTCACTTTCGCCCTCTTTGTTTGGAACACAACCTCACTACTTTAAACTGGGAGAGCGTGAATTTCGTCCTATTGAGCCGTTTACCGATAAGGCGCATGCCGTAGTTAATACCCTTCAGCCAGAGCAACAGTCTCAAGCTATCTTGTCAGATGAAAGCAAGGACACAAGGTTGGCGTATCCTGAAAATGATGGCGAAATCCCCGAGCTTGTGGGTATTAAGGGTAGTGAGCTTAACCAAGAGCAAAAAGACTTGATGATCAGTTTGATATCAGAATACGTAAATTGTTTGCCAGACCATGCTTCTCAGCCAAGGATCCAATCCTTAAGCAAAGAAGTGGATCAAATGTACTTTTCCTGGAACGGAGCGACTGCGAAAAAAAGTCCCATGTCCTATCGAATCCAAGGACCGTCTATTATCATAGAATATGCGTGCCAGTTATTTAGTCCGGACCCACTGGATCAGATTGATCATATTCATACGGTGTATAGAGATCCAAGTAATGAGTATGGTCAGAAATTTATGAAGTGATACGGTGGTATCTTATCACTAAGATGCGCCCATGCAAGAGGCACTGATAATGAGAAGTAATTAGAGAATGCTCTAATTCGCAGGCATTAATGTCTCCACATGGTGGAGCAATTGAGTAATAGTATGAGCAAGTATTGGTGCGGGGAGGATATGAGGTTGGTTTTTGAGTATGGTTATGTCAAATGAACCATCAGCGTAGTCTTTCCATTTTTTGATATCTTCCACTTCAAGAAGAGTATCTGAATCTGAAGCGGTTACGAAAATAGGGCAGGTTAATTTTTCAACTTTAGTACGTTGGTAGTTTTCACAGTTGCGAAAGTCACTTCGTAATAGAGGCTCGACGAGTGACATGGTTTCTTCATCCTCGATAATCGCTTGGGGGAGGCCTCCAAGTTTGGCGACAGCCTTGCGAAAGGCCGTAGTGTCAAGGTGAGCAAGCTTTTCGGAGAGGGGTTGATGAGGTGGCCGAGAGGCTAAAGGGAGAAAAGCAAGTGGCAAAGTCATTTGTAGGGATTGGAGACGGTTGATAATTTCATAACCAAGCAAAGCACCCATGCTGTAGCCTAATATCATAAAAGGCTGGTCCATATAAGGCATTAGTTCTTTCGTTAATTGGTTAGCGAGACCTTCAAGAGATTGAGGAATGGGTTCTTTGGCACGACCCTCTCGCCCAGGATAACAAACTGGGCAGATGCTATATCCAGGAGAATCGAGGTTCATCAAGGGGTAAAAAATGCTGGCTCCACCACCTGCAGGTGGGAGGCAAAATAAACGCACACTTGTTTGTGGGAGAAGGCGTCCCATACGGTAGATAAGTACAACATTGCTATTTGGTGTGGTCATAAGCCATTGTCGGAATTTCTATGTCCCTTATATTTCAATTTCAATATGATCTTCGGATTTCTCGGACAGGTTACTCGAAATGAGTAGTGCATCAATGTGATTGGCTAAGTCTAAAAGGATAGGGCACTCGAAATGGACTCGAAGGGGCAATTCGACATCGAATTCTTTTCGTAGGCGGGTATTGGCACGAGTAGCAGAGAGGGAATGGCCTCCTAGTTCGAAGAAATGAGCATTGGCTCCGATAGTTTCAATATTGAGCATTTCACTCCAAATTTTAGCGATGGTTTCTTGAGTAGAATTTTCTAAGGGTTGGAATTCTTGTTTGCTTGAAATAGGATCTGGAAGGGCTTTGTGATCTATTTTACCGTTTGTGGTAAGAGGAAATTTAGATAGTACTACCCATCTATGAGGAATCATGGCTTCCGTTAAGTGAGCTTTGAGGTAGCCTTCAAAGTGTGCTCTTGGATTCTCGGCAATACTAATAGATTTGTCTTCTAAGACAAGATAAGCAACTAGTTCTCTTGATGAAGGGAGTTGTGAGACATGTGATTGTTTTACAGATGGGTGCTCGTTGAGGGGGTATTCAATTTCTGCGAGTTCAATACGTTGACCGCGAATTTTGATTTGATGGTCATTTCGGCCTAAAAACTCAATTGTTCCATCGGCAGCATAACGAGCGAGGTCTCCAGTGCGGTAAAGAACTTCAGAGGAGGAAGGTGTATTTTGCTTATAGTATGGATTGGGGATAAAGCGTTCTGCTGTTAGGTCAGCTCTTTGAGCATAGCCACGCGCTAAGCCGATGCCACCAATATAGAGTTCGCCTTCGACTCCTGTAGGAAGCTCATTTAGGTCTTGATCGAGGATATGAATGCTTGTATTAGCAATAGGCTTGCCTATGGGCACCTGCGTCATAGCCTGCCCTTGGTCACAAGACCAATGGGTGACATCGATGGCCGCCTCGGTAGGGCCATAAAGGTTTTGCAAGGAGGTGTTGGGCAAGAGTTCTTTGCATTTGGCGACAGTAGAGGGATTCAACTTCTCACCACTGCAAATGATGAGACGCAGGCAGGTACACTTGACGACTTCGGATATTTCTAAAAGCACTTCGAGCATTGGAGGTACAAAATGAAGTACGGTGATTTTTTCTTTTTGAATCAATTCGACTAAGGCTTGACCGTCTTTGTGTTGCTCTGGTTCCGCTAGTACTAAGGTTGCACCTGTCATGATAGGCCAGAAAAATTCCCAAACAGACACATCAAAGCCAACAGGGGTTTTCTGCAAAACACGGTCAGAAGAGGTAAGTGAGTATTGTTCTTGCATC is part of the Verrucomicrobiota bacterium genome and encodes:
- a CDS encoding thioesterase domain-containing protein; this translates as MTTPNSNVVLIYRMGRLLPQTSVRLFCLPPAGGGASIFYPLMNLDSPGYSICPVCYPGREGRAKEPIPQSLEGLANQLTKELMPYMDQPFMILGYSMGALLGYEIINRLQSLQMTLPLAFLPLASRPPHQPLSEKLAHLDTTAFRKAVAKLGGLPQAIIEDEETMSLVEPLLRSDFRNCENYQRTKVEKLTCPIFVTASDSDTLLEVEDIKKWKDYADGSFDITILKNQPHILPAPILAHTITQLLHHVETLMPAN
- a CDS encoding DUF3500 domain-containing protein, translated to MRFRLALVTGVALLLVAVYFVRSSIINKHNPLPSETFLTYEVPKITDRSPAAQAKAAHDFLGLLNEKLKKKTLFNLDSEERRKWTNYPPKRNEMGARLGELNVEQIQAAMRLLATVLSEAGYYKARSIPLGDDQTVPEGKRYHGFGTQDYRVVIFGNPSESESWALQFDGHHLAINVSIHGEKMSLSPSLFGTQPHYFKLGEREFRPIEPFTDKAHAVVNTLQPEQQSQAILSDESKDTRLAYPENDGEIPELVGIKGSELNQEQKDLMISLISEYVNCLPDHASQPRIQSLSKEVDQMYFSWNGATAKKSPMSYRIQGPSIIIEYACQLFSPDPLDQIDHIHTVYRDPSNEYGQKFMK